GCCCTGCTCCTCGTCGATCTTGCTCTCGATTTTGCGGGTCAGGTCGTTGACCTTGAGCTTCAGCTTCTTTTCGTACTGGACGAGGTACTTGTACGCGACCGCGAAGATGCCGAAGCCCAAGAGGCCGCCGCCGAGCACGTGCCCCCAGGCGATCGAGCCGTCGTACTGGTCGCCCATCATCATCCCTTGATAGGCGCAGAAGCAGACCAAGGCCGCCCCGGCCAGATTGGCCATGGGCAGCCTTGCAGCGAGGCGCTGTAATGCCTTTGCCTGTTTCCGCTTGGTGACGCTCAAGGGGGCGAATCCTCAAGATATAGACAACAAGAGGATTATACCCCACGCCCAAGCGCTTGGCATGGGCGTGGGGCCGATCCTAAACCTGTCGACTAGTGGGCGCCCGCGGGAACGGGGCCCGCCACCTCTTCGACCAGACGTTCGACCGCATGCGCGAGCTTGTCGAGCGCGGGCTTGTCGGCGGCCTCCAGGTAGACCCGGATGATGGGCTCGGTGCCCGAGGGACGCGCAAGCACCCAGCTACCGTCCTCGAGCATCAGCTTGACGCCGTCCTTGCGCGAGGAGTCGGTGACCGAAAGGCCCGCGATCGCCTTGGGGGTCTCTTCGAGGAAGAGCTTGAGGACCGCAGCCTTGGCCTCCTCGGTCAGGTGCAGGTCGAGGCGGCGGTTGGCGGGATTCCAGCCCACCTCGGCCACCAGCTCGGCCCAGATTTGCTTGAGGGGCTTGCCCTCGGTGGCCATCATGTCGGCCACCAGCAGGTTGGCGAGGATGCCGTCCTTCTCGGGGATGTGGCCGAGCACCGACAGGCCGCCCGACTCCTCGCCGCCGATGAGGACCGACTCCTCGCGCATCTTCTCGCCGACCCACTTGAAGCCGACCGGGGTCTCGCGGATCTCGACGCCGTAGTGGGAGGCCAGGCGATCGAGCAGGTGGGTGGTCGCCACGGTCCGGACCACCACGCCTTTCTGCTTGCGGTTCTTGATCAGGTGGCGCATCAAGAGGGCGATCACCTGGTTGGGCGTGTAGAAGGTGCCCTCGCTGTCCACTACCCCGAAGCGATCCGCGTCGCCGTCGGTGGCAAGGCCCAGGTCGTAGCCGCCCTTGACCGTCTGGATCAGCTCGCCGAGCTGGCTCACCGCCGGCTCGGGCATGCCGCCCCCGAAGAGGGGATCCCGGTTGCCGTGCAGCAGCTTCACCTTGCAGCCGTACTCTTCGAGCAGGGCGTCCAGGTAGCCGCGGCCGGTGCTGTAGAGGGCGTCGTAGACGACCGAGAGCTTGGCCTGCTTCATGGCCTCGCCCGGCACCAGCTTGCGGATCCAAGCCATGTAGCCCGGCATGGGGTCGAAGGTCTCGCCGACCTTGCGAGCCTTGGGGAACTCTGCGTTCGTCTTCAGGTAGTGGTTGACCCGCGCGACGATCTTGTCGGTGATGTCCTTGGTGGCAGGCCCCGCGTAGTCGGGGATGTACTTGATGCCGCAGTACTGGGGCGGGTTGTGGCTCGCCGTCAGCATGACCGCACCGGCCGAGTCGAGCTCCTTGGCCGCGAAGGCGATGACCGGGGTCGGCACGTCGCGCTCCGAGAGCAGGGTCTTGAGGCCCCGCGCCTGGAGGATCGCCACCACGGTCTCCGCGAACTCACGGGCGAGGAAGCGGGTGTCGTAGCCGACCAGCACGGGGCGGTCGGCCGCGTAGGCCTCCTGAACGTAGTCGGCGATCGCCGAGGCGACGATCCGGACGTTGCCGAAGGTGAAGCCGTCCGCGATCAGGTCGCGCCAGCCGTCGGTCCCGAAGGTGATGGTGTTAGACAAGGGTGGATTCCTCCTTACCGGCCGCCATGACGCGGATGACCTGGGCGTATTCCTCGATGAGCCGCTCGGCCTCGATGGCGGAGCGCCCGTCGGCGTACAGGTGAATCGTGGGCTCGACCGGGTCGGGCAGCACCAGGGCCCAGCCCTGGTTGGCGTAGACCTTGACCCCGTCGATCAGCTCGATGGTCTTGTCCTTGCCCTGCTCCACCAGCACGCGCATGACGGTGCCCTTGTGCTCCCAAGCGCAGGCGACCTGCTCGTGGAGGTGGTGGAAGTCGGGCATGTCAGCCTGGATCGCGGAGAGGGACTTGCCGGACTCGGCGAGCGCCTCGCAGATCTTGGCGACGGTGAGCATCCCGTCGAAGCCGGGGTGCATGGTCGGGAAGATGAAGCTGCCCTCGGTGCCGGCGAAGAGCACGCCTTCCTTCTTGGCGACCTCCATCATGGCGCGGGGGTTGGCCTTGGTGCGGACGATCTTCGAGCCGAAGCGCTCGGCGATCCGGTCGTTGACGCTCGAAGCGGTCACGGGCAGGGCGATGGTCGCACCGGGATGCTGCGACAGGAAGAGCTGCGCGAGGGTCGCGGTCAGCTGATCGTCGCGCAGGATCCGGCCCCGGTCGTCCACCAGGGTGATCCGCTCGCCGTTGGCGTCGAGCTGGACCCCGAAGTCGGCCTTGAGGGCCGAGACGACCTCGGCGAGCTGCCGGGTGAGGTCGAGCTTCTCCTCGGCGCTCGGCAGCCGGGAGCGCAGGTGGGCGTTGAGGACCACCGTGTCGATGTCCAGCTCGCCGAGGATGCCGGGCAGCACCGGGTTGGCGATCGAGAAGGCGTAGTCGATGACGACCTTGAGCTTGCGATCGTGCAGCGCCTTGGTCGAGGGGATCTCGCGGCGGAAGCCCTGCTTGTAGTACTCGACCACGCGCGCGGGGAACGAGATGTCGCCGATATCGGAGAGCTCGACCCGGCGGAAGTCCTCCTTGAAGAAGTTGCCTTCGATCTTCTTCTCGGTGGCCTTCGAGATGTTCATCCCTTCCTTGTCCAGGAACTCGATCTGGACCACGTCGGGGTGGGTGGGCGAGATGCGGATGTGGACGCCGCCGTGGACGTTGAGGGTCGGGACCTGGTAGCGGGCGATGGGCAGGGCGGTGGTTTCAAGGTTCATGACGCTGATGCCCACGCTCATCAGACCCGAGATCAAAGCGCGGTTGATCATGCGGGCGGCCTGCGAGCCGTCGCGGCTGACCGTGACCGAGGTGCCCGCGGGCAGGGTCGCGCCGAAGGCAGCACCCAGCTTGACCGCGAACTCGGGGATGATCTCGATGTTGACCAGGC
The DNA window shown above is from bacterium and carries:
- a CDS encoding phosphoglucomutase/phosphomannomutase family protein translates to MSNTITFGTDGWRDLIADGFTFGNVRIVASAIADYVQEAYAADRPVLVGYDTRFLAREFAETVVAILQARGLKTLLSERDVPTPVIAFAAKELDSAGAVMLTASHNPPQYCGIKYIPDYAGPATKDITDKIVARVNHYLKTNAEFPKARKVGETFDPMPGYMAWIRKLVPGEAMKQAKLSVVYDALYSTGRGYLDALLEEYGCKVKLLHGNRDPLFGGGMPEPAVSQLGELIQTVKGGYDLGLATDGDADRFGVVDSEGTFYTPNQVIALLMRHLIKNRKQKGVVVRTVATTHLLDRLASHYGVEIRETPVGFKWVGEKMREESVLIGGEESGGLSVLGHIPEKDGILANLLVADMMATEGKPLKQIWAELVAEVGWNPANRRLDLHLTEEAKAAVLKLFLEETPKAIAGLSVTDSSRKDGVKLMLEDGSWVLARPSGTEPIIRVYLEAADKPALDKLAHAVERLVEEVAGPVPAGAH
- a CDS encoding mannose-1-phosphate guanyltransferase, which codes for MKAVLMAGGSGTRLRPLTCDIPKPMVPMLNRPMAEHIINLLKRHGITDILVTLYYLPQVIQNYFGDGRDFGVNITYSVEEKMPLGTAGSVKAIEQYLDDTFLVISGDSLTDIDLTAAIAYHKQKKSLSTLLLHRVENPLEFGVVITDEQGRIQRFLEKPSSSEVFSDTINTGTYILEPEVLRLLEPEKEVDFSKDLFPLLLRRNDPMYGYIASGYWEDVGNLQAYREAHYDILEGKVKIDMPYPEREPGIYIGEGTIIHPSAKLNGPLVIGNNSQITEGVTLSPGTVIGDNVIVKPNASLKRPVLWNNAYVGENVELRGCVIGKNTAVKRGAELQEGAIVANDCIVGEGALVKPNVKVWPNKTIETGATVSSSLIWGSSAQRTLFGASGVTGLVNIEIIPEFAVKLGAAFGATLPAGTSVTVSRDGSQAARMINRALISGLMSVGISVMNLETTALPIARYQVPTLNVHGGVHIRISPTHPDVVQIEFLDKEGMNISKATEKKIEGNFFKEDFRRVELSDIGDISFPARVVEYYKQGFRREIPSTKALHDRKLKVVIDYAFSIANPVLPGILGELDIDTVVLNAHLRSRLPSAEEKLDLTRQLAEVVSALKADFGVQLDANGERITLVDDRGRILRDDQLTATLAQLFLSQHPGATIALPVTASSVNDRIAERFGSKIVRTKANPRAMMEVAKKEGVLFAGTEGSFIFPTMHPGFDGMLTVAKICEALAESGKSLSAIQADMPDFHHLHEQVACAWEHKGTVMRVLVEQGKDKTIELIDGVKVYANQGWALVLPDPVEPTIHLYADGRSAIEAERLIEEYAQVIRVMAAGKEESTLV